One part of the Sphingopyxis sp. TUF1 genome encodes these proteins:
- a CDS encoding DNA polymerase III subunit gamma/tau: MSDSADDEPPMLGMDLPEAPTPAASSGPYRVLARKYRPQTFAELIGQDAMVKTLGNAIARDRLAHAFLMTGVRGVGKTSTARLIAKALNCIGPDGQGGPTIDPCGVCEPCRAITEGRHIDVIEMDAASNTGVDDVREIIEAVRYAAVSARYKIYIIDEVHMLSRNAFNALLKTLEEPPPHVKFLFATTEVNKVPVTVLSRCQRFDLRRITPDMLFAHFSAILQKEGVEAEAPAIWLIANAAEGSVRDGLSILDQAIAHADLDGGGKIGADQVRAMLGLSDRTSIAALMAAILEGNSGGAIDLARAQYALGFEPVAMVRGLMDLTHAITLAKVSRHDDPALAEADRERIGDWAQKLGFAPLNRLWQLLLKGHDEVLRANNPLEHLEMLLLRVIYAASLPDPGELAKLFETGGVPAMPIAAPVTEQGTAALDPAPAAEPQAGALNIAQIHQLLESSGHHQLARQVYDDVRLLELEPGRLVYASVPELDGDFARRLGEALFSQTGSRWQVHEGTGEGRPSLGQMKAAKLADNDARIRELPVVKAALAAFPDARLVESDNNQHRSNP, translated from the coding sequence ATGAGCGATTCCGCCGACGACGAACCCCCGATGCTGGGCATGGACCTGCCCGAGGCGCCCACACCGGCGGCGTCCTCCGGCCCGTACCGCGTCCTGGCGCGCAAATATCGCCCCCAGACTTTTGCCGAGCTGATCGGGCAGGACGCGATGGTGAAGACGCTGGGCAATGCCATCGCGCGCGACCGGCTGGCCCACGCCTTTCTGATGACCGGGGTGCGCGGGGTCGGCAAGACATCGACCGCGCGCCTGATCGCCAAGGCGCTGAATTGCATCGGCCCCGACGGGCAGGGTGGGCCGACGATCGACCCGTGCGGGGTGTGCGAGCCGTGCCGCGCGATCACCGAGGGCCGCCATATCGACGTGATCGAGATGGACGCTGCGTCGAACACCGGTGTTGACGATGTCCGCGAGATTATTGAGGCCGTACGCTATGCCGCAGTCTCGGCGCGCTACAAAATCTACATCATCGACGAAGTGCATATGTTGTCGCGTAACGCCTTCAATGCGCTGTTGAAAACGCTCGAAGAGCCGCCGCCGCACGTCAAATTCCTGTTCGCGACCACCGAAGTCAACAAGGTTCCGGTGACGGTGCTGTCGCGCTGCCAGCGCTTCGACCTTCGCCGCATCACTCCCGACATGCTGTTCGCGCATTTCAGCGCAATTTTGCAGAAGGAAGGGGTAGAGGCCGAGGCGCCCGCAATCTGGCTGATTGCCAACGCCGCCGAAGGGTCGGTGCGCGACGGCCTGTCGATTCTCGATCAAGCGATCGCGCACGCAGACCTCGACGGCGGCGGCAAAATCGGCGCCGATCAGGTGCGGGCGATGTTGGGGCTGTCCGACCGCACGTCGATTGCCGCACTGATGGCGGCGATCCTTGAAGGCAACAGCGGCGGCGCCATCGACCTTGCGCGGGCACAATATGCGTTGGGGTTCGAGCCCGTCGCGATGGTGCGCGGGCTGATGGATCTGACCCATGCCATCACGCTCGCGAAAGTGTCACGCCATGACGATCCCGCCCTCGCCGAAGCCGATCGCGAACGCATCGGCGATTGGGCGCAAAAGCTTGGGTTCGCGCCGCTCAATCGCCTGTGGCAATTGCTGCTGAAGGGCCATGACGAGGTGCTCCGCGCGAATAATCCGCTCGAGCATCTCGAAATGCTGCTGCTGCGCGTCATCTATGCCGCGTCGCTCCCCGATCCCGGCGAACTGGCAAAGTTGTTCGAAACCGGCGGGGTGCCGGCGATGCCGATCGCGGCGCCGGTGACGGAGCAGGGGACTGCCGCGCTGGACCCGGCGCCGGCGGCCGAACCTCAGGCGGGCGCACTTAATATCGCACAAATTCATCAGCTGCTCGAAAGCAGCGGACACCATCAGCTTGCGCGGCAGGTTTATGATGATGTCAGGCTTTTGGAGCTCGAGCCGGGACGGCTTGTCTATGCGTCAGTTCCCGAACTCGACGGCGATTTCGCGCGGCGGCTTGGCGAGGCGCTGTTCAGCCAGACCGGCAGCCGGTGGCAAGTGCACGAGGGCACCGGCGAGGGACGGCCGAGCCTCGGGCAGATGAAGGCGGCGAAGCTCGCCGACAATGACGCACGTATTCGCGAACTGCCCGTTGTGAAGGCCGCCCTGGCGGCTTTTCCCGACGCGCGGCTTGTCGAGAGCGATAACAATCAGCATAGGTCCAATCCATGA
- a CDS encoding 2Fe-2S iron-sulfur cluster-binding protein — MMRVTFIHADGKGRIEAEAQPGDILLDVAQAHLMPLEGTCEGQMACSTCHVIVAKEDFDRLPPASEEEEDMLDLAAGVRRTSRLSCQIVLTEALDGLTVHIPAESRNMQGPR, encoded by the coding sequence TTGATGCGTGTCACCTTTATCCACGCCGACGGCAAGGGGCGCATCGAGGCGGAGGCGCAGCCCGGTGACATATTGCTCGACGTCGCGCAGGCGCATCTGATGCCGCTGGAGGGAACATGCGAGGGGCAAATGGCATGCTCGACCTGCCATGTCATCGTCGCGAAAGAAGATTTCGATCGTCTGCCGCCGGCGAGTGAGGAGGAAGAGGATATGCTCGACCTCGCCGCGGGGGTGCGGCGCACGAGCCGTCTGTCGTGCCAGATCGTGCTGACCGAGGCCTTGGACGGTCTGACGGTGCATATCCCGGCGGAGAGCCGGAACATGCAGGGGCCGCGCTGA
- a CDS encoding alpha/beta hydrolase: MPDVIFPGPEGRIEGRFSPPPRPRAPVALILHPHPQGGGTMNDRITQAMYKSFVARGFAVLRFNFRGVGRSQGTFDNGIGELSDAASALDWVQSIHPEAQTTWIAGFSFGAWIGMQLLMRRPEIRGFLSVAPPANMYDFSFLAPCPSSGIIVAGGQDEIVPPGAVQKLVDKLRTQKGITIHHDEIPRANHFFEHELDQLMKSLDNYLDMRLAPDSPIR; this comes from the coding sequence ATGCCCGACGTCATTTTTCCCGGCCCCGAGGGCCGCATCGAAGGGCGATTCTCGCCTCCTCCGCGGCCGCGTGCGCCGGTTGCGCTGATCCTGCACCCGCATCCGCAGGGCGGCGGCACGATGAACGACCGCATCACGCAGGCGATGTACAAGAGCTTCGTCGCGCGCGGTTTCGCGGTGCTGCGCTTCAACTTCCGCGGCGTCGGCCGCAGCCAGGGCACGTTCGACAACGGGATCGGCGAACTCTCCGATGCCGCCTCGGCGCTCGACTGGGTGCAGTCGATCCACCCCGAAGCGCAGACGACATGGATCGCAGGCTTCAGCTTCGGCGCGTGGATCGGGATGCAGCTTTTGATGCGCCGCCCCGAAATCCGCGGCTTCCTGTCGGTCGCGCCGCCGGCGAACATGTATGATTTCAGCTTCCTCGCCCCCTGCCCCTCGTCGGGAATTATCGTCGCGGGCGGGCAGGACGAGATCGTGCCGCCGGGCGCGGTGCAGAAGCTGGTCGACAAGCTGCGCACCCAAAAGGGCATCACGATCCATCACGACGAGATCCCGCGCGCGAACCACTTTTTCGAGCATGAGCTCGATCAGCTGATGAAATCGCTCGATAACTATCTGGATATGCGCCTCGCGCCCGATTCGCCGATTCGGTGA
- the rpiB gene encoding ribose 5-phosphate isomerase B: MRIAIASDHAAYDLKAVLADWLRDKGYEVEDLGTNGPDSVDYPDYGYRLGGAIADGRADRGVALCGSGIGISIAVNRNPAARCALVSEPLSAKLAREHNNANVIAMGARLTGIDMAKACLDAFLTTDFAGDRHARRVDKLSNPPQLETSR; encoded by the coding sequence ATGCGCATCGCCATCGCCTCCGACCATGCCGCTTACGACCTGAAAGCCGTGCTCGCCGACTGGCTGCGCGACAAAGGGTATGAGGTCGAGGATCTGGGCACCAACGGCCCCGACAGCGTCGATTATCCCGATTATGGCTATCGGCTGGGTGGCGCGATCGCCGATGGCCGCGCCGACCGCGGCGTTGCGCTGTGCGGATCAGGCATCGGCATCTCGATCGCGGTCAACCGCAACCCGGCGGCGCGCTGTGCCCTCGTGTCCGAACCCTTATCGGCGAAGCTGGCGCGCGAGCACAATAATGCGAATGTCATCGCTATGGGCGCGCGCCTGACCGGTATCGACATGGCGAAAGCCTGCCTCGATGCCTTCCTTACCACCGACTTCGCCGGCGATCGTCACGCGCGCCGCGTCGACAAACTTTCCAATCCGCCCCAACTGGAGACCAGCCGATGA
- the glyA gene encoding serine hydroxymethyltransferase, giving the protein MTIETLDKPIKSAGYFTDGVGTADPAVAAAMKHELEREQYQIELIASENIVSKAVLEAQGSVFTNKYAEGYPGRRYYQGCAPSDEVEQLAIDRAKQLFDCGYTNVQPHSGAQANGAVMLALTKPGATILGMSLDAGGHLTHGAPPAMSGKWFNAVQYGVRADDHLVDFDQVEALAKEHRPSLIIAGGSAYPRTLDFARFRAIADDVGALLMVDMAHFAGLVAGGVHPSPLPHAHVVTTTTHKTLRGPRGGMILTNDEAIAKRINSAVFPGLQGGPLMHVIAAKAVAFGEALRPDFKDYAKATVANAQALAARLKARGADLVAGGTDTHLALIDLRPLGITGRDADEALERSAITCNKNGVPFDPLPPVKTSGIRVGSPAGTTRGFSIAEFEEIGDMVADVLEALRDKGEHGDADVEADVRGRVRALCERFPIYQG; this is encoded by the coding sequence ATGACCATAGAAACGCTCGACAAGCCCATCAAATCGGCCGGCTATTTCACCGACGGTGTCGGCACCGCCGACCCCGCAGTCGCGGCAGCGATGAAGCATGAGCTGGAACGCGAACAATATCAGATCGAACTGATCGCGTCGGAAAATATCGTTTCAAAGGCGGTCCTCGAAGCGCAGGGCAGCGTCTTCACCAACAAATATGCCGAGGGCTATCCGGGCCGCCGCTATTATCAGGGCTGCGCACCGTCGGACGAGGTCGAACAGCTCGCGATCGACCGCGCCAAACAGCTGTTCGATTGCGGTTACACGAACGTCCAGCCGCACTCGGGCGCGCAGGCGAATGGCGCCGTGATGCTGGCGCTGACCAAGCCCGGCGCGACGATCCTCGGCATGAGCCTCGACGCCGGTGGGCACCTGACCCACGGTGCCCCGCCCGCGATGTCGGGCAAATGGTTCAATGCCGTCCAGTACGGCGTGCGCGCCGACGATCATCTCGTCGATTTCGATCAGGTCGAGGCGCTGGCGAAGGAACATCGCCCTTCGCTCATCATCGCGGGCGGTTCGGCCTATCCGCGCACGCTTGATTTTGCACGCTTTCGCGCGATCGCCGATGACGTTGGCGCGCTGCTGATGGTCGATATGGCGCATTTCGCCGGGCTGGTCGCCGGCGGCGTTCATCCCTCGCCGCTCCCGCACGCGCATGTCGTCACCACGACGACGCACAAGACGCTGCGCGGCCCGCGCGGCGGCATGATCCTGACCAATGACGAAGCAATCGCCAAGCGCATCAATTCGGCGGTCTTTCCGGGGCTGCAGGGCGGCCCTTTGATGCACGTCATTGCCGCGAAGGCCGTGGCGTTCGGCGAAGCGCTGCGCCCCGATTTCAAGGATTATGCGAAAGCGACCGTCGCCAACGCACAGGCATTGGCAGCGCGCCTCAAGGCGCGTGGCGCCGATCTCGTTGCGGGCGGCACCGACACGCATCTCGCGCTGATCGACCTCCGCCCGCTCGGCATCACCGGCCGCGACGCCGACGAGGCGCTCGAGCGGAGCGCGATCACCTGCAACAAGAACGGGGTGCCCTTCGACCCGCTGCCACCGGTCAAGACCAGCGGCATCCGCGTGGGATCGCCCGCGGGGACGACGCGCGGTTTCAGCATCGCCGAATTTGAGGAGATCGGCGACATGGTGGCCGACGTGCTCGAGGCACTCCGCGACAAGGGCGAGCATGGCGACGCCGATGTCGAGGCCGACGTTCGTGGCCGCGTCCGTGCCTTGTGCGAACGCTTCCCCATCTATCAAGGTTAA
- the nrdR gene encoding transcriptional regulator NrdR, whose product MRCPYCGHEDSQVKDSRPTEDGAAIRRRRQCEDCGARFTTFERIQLREVAVLKAGGGREPFDREKLMRSVQIACRKRPIDGARIERLVSGIQRQLETSGDNEVQAQQIGAMVMEALKGFDNVAYIRFASVYRDFTEAKDFEEFASTITEAARPSK is encoded by the coding sequence ATGCGCTGCCCCTATTGCGGACATGAAGACAGCCAGGTGAAGGACAGCCGTCCGACCGAGGACGGTGCGGCGATCCGCCGCCGCCGCCAGTGCGAGGATTGCGGCGCGCGCTTCACGACGTTCGAGCGCATCCAGCTGCGCGAAGTTGCGGTGCTCAAGGCGGGCGGCGGACGCGAACCCTTCGACCGCGAAAAACTGATGCGCAGCGTCCAGATCGCATGCCGCAAACGCCCGATCGACGGCGCGCGGATCGAGCGGCTGGTGTCGGGAATCCAGCGCCAGCTCGAAACCTCTGGCGACAATGAAGTCCAGGCACAGCAAATCGGTGCGATGGTGATGGAGGCGCTGAAGGGCTTCGACAATGTCGCCTATATCCGCTTTGCCAGCGTCTATCGCGACTTCACCGAAGCCAAGGATTTCGAGGAGTTCGCCTCGACGATCACCGAGGCGGCGCGGCCGAGCAAATGA
- a CDS encoding RNA methyltransferase, translating to MTAASPPPVIVLVRPQLGENIGKAARAMLNFGLTELRLVSPRDGWPNPDAGPASAGADVVLANAAVFETLTDAVADCTTIYATTVRKRGVTKPVLTPEAAAQEVHASAGRSAYVFGPERSGLETDDVALAHTIVTVPINPEFGSLNLAQAVILLAYEWSKHVPNDVVGGTALTSPPDVPLDPPAPHGELEELIGHLVRDLDKSGYFFPPERRDATLRTLRTTLTKTGWSHNDIRMMHGIVTALGRAPRSR from the coding sequence ATGACCGCGGCATCTCCGCCCCCCGTCATCGTCCTGGTCCGTCCGCAGCTTGGCGAAAATATCGGCAAGGCGGCGCGCGCAATGCTCAACTTCGGGCTGACCGAGTTGCGACTGGTGTCCCCGCGAGACGGCTGGCCCAATCCCGACGCCGGGCCGGCGTCGGCCGGAGCCGACGTGGTGCTGGCGAACGCGGCGGTCTTTGAAACGCTGACCGATGCGGTCGCCGACTGCACGACCATTTATGCGACAACGGTACGCAAGCGCGGCGTGACCAAGCCGGTTCTGACCCCCGAAGCTGCGGCACAGGAGGTCCACGCGAGCGCCGGGCGCTCCGCCTATGTCTTCGGACCCGAGCGGTCGGGGCTCGAAACCGACGATGTCGCGCTCGCGCATACGATCGTCACCGTCCCGATCAACCCCGAGTTCGGTTCGCTCAACCTAGCGCAAGCGGTGATCCTGCTCGCCTATGAATGGTCGAAGCATGTCCCGAATGATGTGGTGGGTGGTACCGCGCTCACAAGCCCGCCCGACGTCCCGCTCGATCCGCCGGCGCCGCACGGCGAACTCGAGGAGCTGATCGGGCACCTCGTTCGCGACCTCGACAAGAGCGGCTATTTCTTTCCGCCCGAACGCCGGGACGCGACACTCCGCACGCTGCGAACCACGCTCACCAAGACCGGCTGGTCGCACAACGACATCCGCATGATGCACGGGATCGTCACCGCGCTAGGCCGGGCACCGCGGTCGCGCTGA
- a CDS encoding chorismate mutase — protein MTSAKLPDQCETMTDVRAGVDQVDRELVALLVRRFAYMDAAARIKTDRGTVRDEARKAEVLDNVARAAAAAGLDSERVRAVWDELVEQSIAYEAIQWDRLRADS, from the coding sequence ATGACGAGCGCCAAACTTCCCGACCAATGCGAAACGATGACCGACGTTCGCGCCGGGGTCGATCAGGTCGACCGCGAACTCGTCGCGCTGCTCGTCCGCCGCTTTGCCTATATGGACGCCGCGGCGCGGATCAAGACCGACCGCGGGACCGTTCGTGATGAAGCGCGCAAGGCCGAAGTGCTCGATAACGTAGCGCGCGCAGCCGCGGCGGCGGGGTTGGATTCCGAACGCGTTCGCGCGGTGTGGGACGAACTCGTCGAACAATCGATCGCTTACGAAGCGATCCAGTGGGACCGCCTGCGCGCCGACAGCTGA
- the rpsD gene encoding 30S ribosomal protein S4, producing the protein MSKRQSAKYKLDRRMGENIWGRPKSPVNRREYGPGQHGQRRKGKMSDFGIQLRAKQKLKGYYGDITEKQFKKNYIEASRMKGDTGQNLIGLLERRLDAVVYRAKFTPTIFSARQLVSHGHVYVNGVKCNIASRLVKPGDEVTLGKKAQEMALVAEAQSLPERDLPEYLAVDGTKATYVRVPTLDEVPYPVKMEPNLVVEFYSR; encoded by the coding sequence ATGTCGAAGCGCCAGAGCGCCAAGTATAAACTCGACCGCCGGATGGGCGAAAACATCTGGGGTCGCCCGAAAAGCCCGGTCAACCGACGCGAATATGGCCCCGGCCAGCACGGCCAGCGCCGCAAGGGCAAGATGTCCGACTTCGGCATCCAGCTCCGCGCCAAGCAGAAGCTGAAGGGCTATTACGGCGACATCACCGAAAAGCAGTTCAAGAAGAACTATATCGAAGCGTCGCGGATGAAGGGCGATACCGGCCAGAATCTGATCGGCCTGCTCGAACGCCGCCTCGACGCGGTGGTCTATCGCGCCAAGTTCACCCCTACGATCTTCTCGGCGCGCCAGCTCGTCAGCCATGGTCACGTCTACGTCAACGGCGTGAAGTGCAATATCGCGAGCCGCCTCGTGAAGCCGGGCGACGAAGTGACCCTCGGCAAGAAGGCGCAGGAAATGGCGCTGGTCGCCGAAGCGCAGAGCCTGCCCGAGCGCGACCTGCCCGAATATCTGGCGGTCGACGGCACCAAGGCAACCTATGTCCGCGTCCCGACGCTCGACGAAGTCCCCTATCCGGTGAAGATGGAACCCAATCTGGTCGTCGAATTCTATTCGCGCTGA
- a CDS encoding agmatine deiminase family protein, which translates to MPLHMPAEWAPHDAVWIGFPHFAEEWSGQIDAARRDVAAFANAVHDEGRGETVRLVVRDHANADLAETMVDPGVELHIMPLGDIWLRDTGPIVVGTGGARAARNFDFNWWGNKFVMPGDREIGSIIAAYMAFPTRDCDWVLEGGGIDVDGSGLCVTTEECLLNPNRNPSLTRADIETRLHKSLGIDRVLWLGNGLIGDHTDGHVDNLARFVGEGRLALPVAAGNDDPNAHVYADARARAKAFDGVEIVDLPSPGRVEIDGEVAAASYMNFYIGNSTVVVPTYGAPNDQAAIETLAALFPDRRAVGVPARGIIVGGGSFHCSSQQVPR; encoded by the coding sequence ATGCCCCTGCACATGCCTGCCGAATGGGCACCGCACGATGCGGTGTGGATCGGCTTTCCCCATTTCGCCGAGGAATGGTCGGGGCAGATAGACGCCGCGCGGCGCGACGTCGCGGCATTCGCCAATGCCGTTCACGACGAGGGCCGCGGCGAGACGGTGCGACTGGTGGTGCGCGATCACGCGAACGCCGATCTGGCCGAAACCATGGTCGATCCGGGTGTCGAGCTGCACATCATGCCGCTTGGCGACATCTGGCTGCGCGATACCGGACCGATCGTCGTCGGTACCGGCGGTGCGCGAGCCGCGCGCAATTTCGATTTCAACTGGTGGGGCAATAAATTCGTCATGCCGGGCGACCGCGAGATCGGTTCAATCATCGCAGCCTATATGGCTTTTCCGACACGCGATTGTGACTGGGTGCTGGAGGGCGGCGGCATCGACGTCGACGGCTCCGGGCTCTGCGTCACGACCGAGGAATGCCTGCTCAACCCGAACCGCAACCCGTCGCTGACGCGCGCCGACATCGAGACGCGGCTGCACAAGTCCCTCGGCATCGATCGCGTCCTGTGGCTGGGCAACGGCCTGATCGGCGACCACACCGACGGCCATGTCGATAATCTGGCGCGCTTCGTCGGCGAAGGGCGGCTGGCGTTACCCGTTGCGGCAGGTAACGACGATCCCAATGCGCATGTCTATGCTGACGCCCGCGCGCGCGCCAAAGCTTTTGACGGGGTCGAGATCGTCGATCTGCCCTCACCCGGCCGCGTGGAAATCGACGGAGAGGTAGCGGCGGCAAGTTATATGAACTTCTATATCGGCAATAGCACCGTCGTCGTGCCCACCTATGGCGCGCCGAACGATCAGGCTGCGATCGAGACGCTCGCGGCGCTGTTCCCTGATCGCCGCGCGGTGGGCGTGCCCGCGCGGGGGATCATCGTCGGCGGCGGAAGCTTCCATTGCTCGAGCCAGCAAGTGCCGCGCTAA